Genomic segment of Hymenobacter aquaticus:
AGCAGCAGGCCCTGAGCCCCGCACTGCAGGCTGAACTCTCCTACTGGCAGCAGCAGGACCAGGCCCCGGTCCACGCCCTGCCCCTGGACCAGCCCGCCGGGAGCAACCAGGTGGTCGACGCCCAGGTGCAGGCCTTCGTCTTGCCCGCCGAGCTGACGGGGCAGCTGCTCACGCAGACCCACCGGGCCCTGGGCACGGAGGTGCAGGAGCTCCTGCTCACGGGCCTCACCCAGGCCCTGCAGGCCCAGTGGCCGCTGGGCCCGGTGCGCCTCACGCTCGAGGGCCACGGCCGCGAGTGGCTGGGCCGCGAGCTGGACGTGACGCGCACGGTGGGCTGGTTCACCAGCAAATACCCGCTGGTGCTGGACGTGCGCCCGGCCGCCGATTCGGTGGAGGCGCTGATTGAAGTCAAGGAGGCGGTGCGGCGCCTGCCGGGCAAGGGCATCGGCTACGGCCTGCTGCGCTACCTGCACCCGGCGCAGCCGCTGGCCGGGGCGCCCAGCTCGGACATCGTGTTCAACTACCTGGGCGACTTCGGCGCGGGGGCGGGCAATGCCGATGCACAGCAGGCGGGCCTGTTCAGCTTCTCGGCCCAGGAGCGGGGGGCCAGCGTGAGCAGCCGGCGCGAGCGCAGCAGCGTGCTGGAGGTCTCGGCCCTGATCGTCGAGGGCCAGCTGCGGGTGAGCGTGAGCTACAGCCAGCAGCAGTACCAGCCCGCAACCATCGCGCAGCTGCTGGCCCACTACGAGCAGCACTTGACTGAGTTGATCGGCACGGTGGCCGCGCTGGAGCAGCGGCAGCTGACGCCTAGCGACTTGACCTTTGCCGGGCTGAGCCGCGGGGAGTTGGCCCAGCTCACGGCGCAGGTGGGCGGGGTGCAGGATGTGTACGGCTTGACGCCGCTGCAGGAGGGTATGTACTACCACTGGGTGCAGGATGCGGGCTCGCGGGCCCACGGCATCCAGGTGGCCTACCGCCTGGAAGGCCAGTTGCAGGTGGCCTTGCTGGAGCAGAGCTACCAGCAGCTGGTGAGCAGCTACGACGTGCTGCGCACCAGCTTCACGCACCACTACGGGGGGCGGGCCTTGCAGGTGGTGCAGCCCCGTGTCAGCGGCGGCTTCCACTTCGTGGATCTGAGCCATCTGCTGGGCGAGGCCTTGACCGAGGCGGTAGCGGCGGAGAAGGAGGCGGACCTGGCCCAGGGCTTCGACCTGAGCCGGGGCTCGCAGATGCGCCTGCGCGTGCTGCAGCTCAGCGAGAACCAATATGAGCTGATTTGGAGCCACCACCACATTATTATGGATGCCTGGTGCTCTCAGCTTCTCATTCAGCAGTTCACCCAGCTGTATCAGGGCTTGGTGAGCGGGCAGCCGGTGCAGCTGTTGGAGCGCCACAAGTACGCCGACTACCTGCGCTGGCTCGACCAGCGCGACGCGCAGGCCTCGCTCGACTATTGGGCGCAATACCTCCAGGGCTACGAGCAGACGGCTTCGCTGCCAACGCAGGTTACCAGCCAGGAATACACCCAGCAGGAAGCCTTCTTCCAGATTGCCGACGCCGATTTTGCCGGCTTGCAGCAACTCAGCGAACGGCTGGGCGTGACGCTGAGCACGGTGGTGCAAAGCGCCTGGGGCGTGCTGCTCGGCCGCTACGCCGGTACGCAGGACGCGGTGTTCGGCACGGTCGTGTCGGGTCGCCCCGGCAACCTGATCGGCGTGGAGGAAATGGTGGGCCTGTTCATCAACACCATCCCGGTGCGGGTGCAGTACGGCAACGACACGACGGTGAAAGAGCTGGTGCAGCAAGTGCAGCAGCTCCACATTGCCAGTGAGCCGCACCACTACCGGCAGTTGGCCGAAGTGCAGGCACAAAGCGCGCTGGGCCGTAATCTGCTCGACCACATCCTCGTGTTCCAGAACACGAATGCGGCAGAAAGTGCCGAATACGCGCCAACCAGCGATACGCCGGGCCTGGATATCATCAGCAAGGAGTCGTACGTGCAGACGAACTTCGACTTCAACTTCGTGCTGTATCCCTCGGCAACGCAGCTGGCCTACCGCTTCCGCTTCAACGCGGCCAAGTACGACCCAGCCTTTATCGAGCGGCTGGGCACGCACTTCCAGCAGATTCTGCGGGCTTTCGTGGCCCAGGCCAACCAGCCCGTGCGGACCGCCAACCACCTGCCCGCTGCCGAGCAGCAGCAGCTCCTGGCGCAGTTCGACGCCACCGGCACGCTGCCCCGCACCGAGGAAACCGTCCTCTCGCGGTTCGAAAAGCAGGTAGCCGCTACGCCCGCCCACACCGCCGTAGTGGCGGCCGGCGAGGCCCTGAGCTACCAGGCGCTGAACGAGCGGGTAAATCAGCTGGCCAACTACTTCCGCGGCCAGGGCATTACGGAGGGCGCCAAAGTAGCCTTCTGCCTGAACCGCCCCCTGGATGCGCTGACCAGCCTGCTGGCCACCCTGAAAGCCGGCGGCGTGTACGTGCCCCTCGATACGCAGTTCCCGGAAGCCCGCAAAGCCTTTATGCTGAGCGATTCGCAAGCGGCCCTGCTCGTGGTAGACGCGGCCAACGCCGCCGCCTTCGACCAGCAGAGCCTGCCGCTCCTGGTGCTCGACGCGCCCGACGCCACCTGGCAGCAGGAAGCCGTATCGGCTCCGGCCACCACGCTGCGGCCCGCCGATGTAGCTTACCTGATTTACACCTCCGGCTCGACCGGCCAGCCCAAGGGCGTGATGGTAACGCACCGCAACCTGGTGGATTACCTTGACGGCTTGCAGGCCAAAACCGGCATCGTGGCGGGTGAGTCGTTTGGCTTGCTCTCCACGCTGGCCGCCGACCTGGGCAACACGGTGCTGTTTGGTGCCCTGCTCACCGGCGGCACGCTCCACCTGTTTGCCAAAGAGGCCCTGACCGACAGCGAAGGGCTGCTCAACTACTTCGAGGCCAACTCCATTGGTACCATCAAGATTGTGCCTTCGCACTGGAAAGCGCTGCAAACCAACCGCACGCTGCTGCCCACCAAGCGCATCATCTTCGGGGGCGAGGAGCTGACAACCGACGTGCTGGACCGCATCCGCAAAACCGGGCCGACCCTGGAGGTGTACAACCACTACGGCCCCACCGAAACGACCATCGGCAAGCTGATGCACCGCGTGGACATGGCCCGCACCTACAGCCGCGTGCCGATTGGCGAGCCGTTCTCCAACACGAAAGTGTACGTGGTCGATCAGCACCAGAACCTGTGCGCTTACGGCGTGCCGGGCGAACTGCTCATCGGCGGGGAGGGCGTGGCCGCGGGCTACTTCGGTCGGCCCGACCTGACGGCCGAGCGCTTCATTGCTGATCCGTTCGGCGGTGAGGGCCTGGTGTACCGCACCGGCGACTTGGTAACGTGGTCGGCCGAGGGCAGCATCACCTTCCTGGGCCGCATCGACCAGCAGCTCAAGATCCGGGGCTACCGCATCGAGCTGGGCGAAATCGAAAACGTGCTCAAGGCCAAGGACGGCATCCGCGAGGCGGTGGTCGTGGCCTTCGAAACGGTGCCCGGCGAGAAAGAATTGGTGGGCTACTTCGTGAGCAACGCGGAAACCGACCCGGCCACGCTGCGCAGCTACCTGCTGGAGCGCCTGCCCGAGTTTATGGTGCCGCAGACCTTTGTGCAGCTCCAGGAAATTCCGCTGACGCCCAACGGCAAAATCAACCGCCAGGCCCTGCCCAACCCGCAGACCTTCGCCGGGCAGCGCAGCCAGGAATTTGTGGCCGCCCGCACCGAAACCGAAGAGCGCCTGACTAAGATCTGGCAGAAGATTCTGGGCAAGGAAACCGTCGGCGTTACTGATAACTTCTTTACCAGCGGCGGCCACAGCCTCAACGGCATCCTGATGCTGACCAAGGTGCACCAGCAGTTCAACGTGCGCATCGACGTGCTGACCCTGTTTGAAACGCCGACGATTGAGGCCCTGGCCGAAGAAATCGAGAATGCGCTGTGGGCCAAGGCCGAGGCCGTTCACAACGAGGCCGCCGAAGAGGTGACTATTTAAGGTAAGTGAGTTATTAAAAGCGACGAGTAGGAGGGGAGTCCGCGCCACCCGGCGCGGGCTGCCCCAGGCTTCGAACGGACCAGCCCGGGGGAGCTTACTGCTGCGCAAGTGCTATATCCTAAGCCTGTTAACACGATGAAACAATTTCTGAAGACGTTACGAAACGCCGGTGTTCTTATAAAAGTAGTAGAGGGCGAACTGAAGCTGACCGCCCCCAAAGGCGCGCTTACTCCGGAGCTTTTGCAGGAGCTGAAGGCGCGCAAGGCTGAGCTGATGGCGTACTTAGCGGAGCAGGACAGCCAGGCCGGCTTCAACGCCATTGCCCCGGTGGGCGCCCAGGCCAGCTACGCGTTGTCGCCCTCCCAATACCGCCTCTGGGTGCTGAGCCAGCTGGAAGATGCGCTGGTGGCCTACAACATGCCCGCCGCCAAGCGTCTGACCGGCCCGCTGGACGTGGCCAGCTTCGAAAAAGCCCTGCACGCGGTAGTGGCCCGCCACGAGATTCTGCGCACCGTGTTCCGCAAGGACGAGCAGCTCGACGACGTGCGCCAGTTTGTGCTGGCCCCCGAAGCCAGCGGCTTTGCCCTGACCTACACCGACCTGAGCAACGACGCCAACGCCGAAGCCACGGCCCGGGCCTACGTCGAAGCCGAAGCCATCCGGCCCTTCGACCTGAGCGCGGGGCCGCTGTTCCGGGCCGCGCTGCTGCGCCTGGGCCCCGATGAGCTGGTGTTCTTCTTCAACATGCACCACATCATCAGCGACGGGTGGTCGATGAAGGTGCTGACCAATGAGCTGCTGCGCTTCTACCAGCAGTTCCGGCAGGGTCCGGCGCCGGCCGCCGAGCCCCTGCGCATTCAGTACAAGGACTTTGCCGCCTGGCAACGTACCGAGCTGGCCGGGCAGGGCCTGCAAAATCACCGCGCCTACTGGCTCGAGCAAATGCAGGGCGAACTGCCGGTGCTGGAATTGCAGCACGAAAAGGCCCGTCCCGCCGTGAAAACCTACAACGGCGAGATGGTGCAGTTCCGGCTGAGCCCCCAGGTGCAGGCCGGCCTGAAAAAGCTGAACGAAACCTACGGCGGCACGGCCTTCATGGGCATCATGGCCGCCCTGAACACGCTGTTTTACCGCTACACCGGCCAGGAAGACATCGTGCTGGGCAGCCCCATTGCCGGCCGTGAGCATGCCGACCTGGAAAACCAGATTGGCTTTTACATCAACACCCTGGCCCTGCGCACCCAGTTCAGCGGGGCCGGCAGCTTCGCCCAGCTCTACGAGCAGGTGAAAACCAACCTGCTGGGCGCCTACAAGCACCAGCTCTACCCCTTCGACCAGCTGGTAGACGACCTGGGCGTGAAGCGCGACATCAGCCGCTCGCCCTTGTTCGACGTGATGGTGGTGATGCAGAACACAGACCTGAACTTCGACGCCAAAGAGGAAGCCGGCCAGACGGTTTCCGACCTGCGGATTGCCACCTGGAAGCTGGGCGGCCGCCTGGTGAGCAAGTACGACATGACCCTGGCCTTCACCGAGGGCGCCCAAGGCATCGACGTATCCATTCAGTACAACACCGACCTGTTTTCGCCGGCCTACATCCAGCGCTTCTTCGACCATTTTGCCCAGCTGCTGGCCCACATCGTGCGGGCCCCCGAGCTGCCCTTGCATGCCTTCGAATACCTGAGCCAGGAAGAAATTCACCGCCAAACCATTCGCTACAATGCCAACCATCTACCTACTCCTGAACAAGCAACGCTGCACCAGCTATTTGCGCAGCGAGCTGCTACTCTGCTGCCTGAGCGTGCGGTAGTCTACGAAGACCGCGCCCTGACCTACCAGCAGCTCGACGAGCTGTCGAACCAGCTGGCCGGCTACCTCATCGACCAGTACCAGCTCAAGCCCAACGACCGGGTGGGCATCAAGCTGGAGCGCAATGAGTGGTACGTGGTGGCCGTGCTGGCCACGCTGAAAGCCGGCGGCGCCTTCGTGCCGATTGACCTGGCCTACCCCGAGGAGCGCATCAGCTACATGCAGCGCAACAGCGAGCTGACCGTGCTGCTGAACGACACCGAGCTGGCCGATTTCCGGGAACAGCAAAACAACTACTCGACCCTGGCCCCGGCGCCCGTGGCTACCAGCCAGGATCTGGCCTACGTCATCTACACCTCCGGCTCGACCGGGGAGCCCAAGGGCGTGATGATTGAGCACCGCGCCATCGTCAATACCGTGCTCAGCGAAATTGACTCGCTGGAAATGCAGCCCGGCATCCGGGGCATGCAATTCATGTCGTCGTCGTTCGACGTGTCGGTGTGGGAGATGTTCACCATTCTGCTGGCCGGCGGCGAGCTGCACATTGCCAGCGACGCGCTGAAGAAAGATGCCGCCGCCTACACCCAGTACCTCAACGACCACCGCATCGACATTGCGGCCATGCCGCCGGTGTACCTGCAACTGCTCGACATCGACCAGCTGCACCACCTCCGGCAGCTCGTGACGGGCGGCGAGGAAACCAACCGCAAGCTGATTCAGGCCTTCAACCAGCAGGGCGACTACATCAACGCCTACGGGCCCACGGAAGCCTCGGTGGTGGCTACCACGCACATCATCAAGAAAGGCACCTACGACGGCGCGGCCAAGATTCCGATTGGCAAGCCCCTGAGCAACATGCAGCTCTACGTGCTCGACCAGCGCGGCAACCTGCTGCCCGAGGGCCTGGTGGGCCAGCTCTACATCGGCGGGCCGGGCCTCTCGCGCGGCTACCTGAACCGCCCCGACCTGACGGCCGAGCGGTTCATTGCCAGCCCCTTCGAGCCCGGCGCCCTCCTCTACGACACCGGCGACCTGGCCCGCTGGACGCCCGAAGGCACGCTGGTATTTGCCGGCCGCAAAGACGACCAGGTGAAAATCAGGGGGCACCGCGTGGAGCTGCGCGAAATCGAAAACGCCCTGCTCGCCAGCCCCGACGTGCGCGAAGCCGTGGTGTTGGCCCGCGACATGGCCGACCATACCAAGGAGCTGGTGGCCTACTTCGTCAGTGAGCAGGCCGCGCCCGGGCCGCAGCTGAAAGCCCACCTGGCCCAGCGCCTGCCCGCCTACATGGTGCCCGCCTACTTCGTGCAGCTGGAGCGGCTGCCGCTGACCAGCAACGGCAAAATCAACAAGCTGACCCTGCCCGCGCCCACGGCCGAGCACGCCGCCGGCAAAACCGAGTACGTGGCCCCGGCCAACGAAATCGAGGAAACGCTGGTGCACATCTGGAAGGAGCTGCTGGGCAAAGACCAGATCAGCACCTCGGCCAACTTCTTCGACCTGGGCGGCAACTCCATCAAGATTATCAAGCTCAACCAGCTCATCAACGCGGCTTTTGCCAAGAATTACAAGATTGCCACGCTTTTCAACGTGGTGACCATTAAAGACCAGGCCGCCTTTATCAGCCAGGATACCATGCCCGATACCGATGCCGGCCTGGCCGAGCAAATCGAGGAATCGGTACAATCATTAGACGAGTCGCTTGCCTTATTCAATAGCTAAATCATTATGGAAACCAAGAGCAATTACACCGGTCTGGAAGTCGCCGTTATCGGCATGGCGTGCCGCATGCCCGACGCCAACACCCCCGAAAAATTCTGGCAAAACCTGCAGGGCGGCAAAGAGTCGGTGCGCTTCTACTCCGATGAGGAGCTGGCGCAGCTGGGCATGAGCCCCGAGAAAATCAGCAACCCGAACTACGTGAAGGCCGCGGTGAACGTGGACGACAAGGACTGCTTCGACGCTAACTTTTTCGACTACCGCCCCGGCGAGGCCATGATTATGGACCCCCAGACGCGCGTGTTTCACGAGTGCCTGTGGGAAGCCTTCGAAGACGCCGGCTACGTGCCCAACGACCTGGCCGACACCGTGTCGTTGCACGTATCGGGGGCCGACAGCACCAACTGGCGAGTGTATACGCGCTTCCTGAATGAGCGCGAAAAGCTCGTCGACGGCTTCAGCGCCAGCCTGCTCAACAACGTGAACTTCCTGCCCACGCTGGTTTCCTACAAGTTTAACCTGAAGGGGCCGGCGCTGTTTCTGTTCAGCGCCTGCTCCAGTTCCCTGATTGCGGTGCACCAGGCCTGCCGTAGCCTGCTCACCGGCGAAAGCAAAATGGCCGTGGCCGGCGGCGTCAAAATCAAGACCAGCGCCGCGCCCGGCTACGTGTACCAGAGCGGCATGATCTACTCGCCCGATGGCCACTGCAAAGCCTTCGATGCCAATGCCAACGGCACCATCGGGGGCGAAGGCGCGGGCGTGGTGCTGCTCAAGAAGCTGAAGGATGCCCTGGCCGACGGCGACAACATCTACGCCATCATCAAGGGCAGCGCCATCAACAACGACGGCAACCGCAAGGTGGGCTACACGGCTCCCTCGGTGCAGGGCCAGGTCGAGTGCATCAAAACGGCCCACAAGCTGGCCAAGGTCGACCCCGGCACCCTCACCTACATCGAGGCCCACGGCACCGGCACCAAGCTCGGCGACCCCATCGAAATTGAGGCCCTGACCCGGGCCTTCGACAACCCCAAAAAGCAGTACTGCGCCATTGGCTCGCTGAAAACCAACTTCGGCCACCTCGACTCGGCCGCCGGCATTGCGGGCTTCATGAAAACGGTGCTGGCCATCAAGAACCGCCAGATTCCGGCTTCGCTCAACTTCAAGCAGCACAACCCGGAAATCGACTTCGAGAACTCGCCCTTCTTCGTGAACCAGCAGCTGCGGCCCTGGAACGAACCCGTGGTGCGGGCCGGCGTCAGCTCGTTCGGCATCGGGGGCACCAACGCCCACGTGGTGCTGGAGGAAGCGCCCGTGGCCCCGGCCCCGACGGTGGCCCTGGCCAAGCACCACCTGTTCACGTTCAGCGCCAAAACGGCCTGGTCGCTCGACAAGTACCTCGACGCGTTCCGGGCCCACTTGCAGGACAAGCCCTCCGAGGCCGTGGCCGACGTGGCCTACACCCTGCAGAGCCGCCGCAAAGCCTTTAAGTACCGCGCCACCGTGAATGCCCAGAGCCTGCTGGAGCTGCGCGACAAGCTGACGGCCAAAACCGGCATCTGCAAAGGCAACGTGCAGACGATTGACCCCAAGCTGGTATTCGCTTTCCCCGGCACCGGCGTGCAGTACCGCAACATGGGCCTGGACCTTTACAACCAGTACCCCAGCTTCCGGGCCCGCGTGGATGAGGGCCTGAACTACCTGCTGGAGCTGACCGGCGAAGATTACCGCAGCGCCCTGTTTGCCCCCGACGATGCGCCCGAAGCCGCGCTGAACCGCATCAACGCCACGACGGTGGCCATGCCGCTGATTTTCGTGCTGGAGCACGCCTTGGCGTCTTTGCTGCTGGAATGGGGCCTGAAGCCCAGCTACCTCATCGGCCACAGCCTGGGCGAATACGCCGCCGCCTGCGTGTCGGGCGTGTTCGGCTACAAGGATGGCCTGCGGCTGGTGCTGAAGCGGGCCCAGCTGATTGCCAGCATGCCGACCGGCGCGATGCTGAGCATTTATGCCAAGGAAGAGCAGGTGCTGCCGTTCGTCAACAACGAAGACATCTGCCTGGCCGCCGTCAACTCCCCGGATCAGTGCGTGGTGGCGGGCCCGGTCGAGGCTATTGAGCAACTGCGCCTGGTGCTGCACAGCATGAACATCAACTCCGTGCGGCTGAATACGGAAGTGGGTTTCCACTCCAGCCTGATGGACCCCATCTTGGCCGACTTCAAAAAAGTAGTGGATGCCGTAGCGCTGCAGGCACCCCAGATTCCGTTCGTGTCGAACCTGCACGGCGGCTTTGCCACGGCGGAGGAGGTAACGCAGTCGAGCTACTGGGTAAACCACCTGCGGCAGACCGTGCGGTTTGCGCAGGGCGCCGAAACCCTGCTGGCCCAGGCCGACGTGCTGTTTGTGGAGGTCGGGCCCCGCCGCGTGCTCACCGACTTCATCCTGAGCCAGGCCGAAGCCCGCGAGCAAGCCATTACGGCCGTCTCGACCCTGCGCAAGCCCAACCTGCCGGTAAACGACGAGCAGTTCCTGAAGGACGCCCTGGCCGTGCTGTGGGTGAATGGCGTGACGGTAGCCTGGCAAAACGAGCATCCGCAGCAGAAAGCCCGCATCGTGTCGTTGCCCACTTACCAGTTCGAGAAAAAGCGCTTTACCGTCCGCATCAACTCCGACGAGCTCTACAACCGCCCCAGCGCCAATACCGCCGACAAGCGCGGCCGGTTCCAGTATCCCTTCTGGCGCGCCAAGTACCTGGCCGAAGCCGCGGCTGCCGGCCCCGCAACCTACCTGCTGTTCTCGCAGGGCGACAACCTGTTTCAGCACCTGGAAAGCAACCTGCTGGCCGCCGGCAACGAGGTGCTCGACGTTCGCCCCGGCGAGCAGTACACCGTCACGAACCGCAACACGATAACCATTAACCCTACCGTTAATGAGCACGAGGAGCGCATCTACCAGCGCATTCTGAGCAGCAAGGCCGACACGCTCAAAATCGTCTACAACTGGAGCTTCATCGACGGGCAGGCCGACGCGACGTTCGTGCTGAACCTGGTGAACAACCTGGTCAATAGCCCGCTGAATCTGCGCAAGGTGCAGATTACGGTGGTAAGCCAGGAGCGCGGCGCGGCAGCTTCCGCCTTCACGGCTAGCGCCGCCGACGTGGTGCAGGCCATTGCCGCCGAGTTTCCGCAGGTCTTTATCCGCTCCATCGCCGTGGACGCGAACAACGAAGCGGCCGAAGTAGCCACGGCCCAGAAGATTGCCCAGGAGCTAGCGGCCACGGCCACCGACGCGCAGGTGGCTTACCGCCAGGGCAAGCGCTGGGTGCTGAGCCAGGACGAGCTGACGCTGGGTGCCGTACCCCGCAACCTGCTCAAGCCCCAGGGCACCTACGTGCTGGCCGGCGCCCTGAACTCCATCAGCATCGTGCTGGCCGAGTACCTGGTGCGCGAGTTCGACGCCCGCGTGATTCTGCCGCGCTTCGAGCCGGCCAACAAAGCCGGCATGGCCCCCCACGTGGTAGCCAGCCTGGAAAAGCTGCTGCTCGAAGGCCGCCTGTACTTCCACGAGCTGAACGCCAGCAACCCGGCCGACCTGGCCGCCCAGGCCCAGCGCGTGCAGGAGCAGTATGGTCCCATCAACGGGGTTATCTACGTCGATGAGCTCTTCAATGAGCCGGGCCTGCACCAGGCGGCGGCCGGCCGCAACCTGCGCGCCCAGCTCTCGGCCAAAGGCAACTCGCTGCTGGCCCACATGGCCCTGTTCAACGACGAAGCCCTCGATTTTGGCTGGGTAGCTTCCTGCGGCTCGGCCCTGATGGACAGCCTGGAGCCCCAACTCGACGCCTGCGCCGCCGGCAAGTGGGTGGCCGTGAACTTCAGCCGCCAGTCGCTGGAAAAAATCATGGAGGCCGAAAACCTGGCGCTGCTCAAGCAAGGGCTGGTGATGGTGTTTGAAAACACGGTGGGCCTTACCCAGGTCAGCGAAGTAACCTACACCTCGCCCACCGCCGCGGCCGCGCCTACGTTCTCGGCCGACGAGCCCGAAGACCTCTACCAGAGCGAGGAGCCCCGCGTCGAGAGCTATTCCAGCACCTTCGACCGGTCGTTGCTGAACACGCCGCTGACGCCGGCCGAGTCGGACACGGAAAAGGAGATGCTGGCCATCTGGGAAGACTTTTTCGGCTTTACCAACATCGGCATCGACGACTTCTTCTTCGCCTTGGGCGGCGACTCGCTCAAGACGATGATTATGCTCAACAAGATGCATCAGGCCTTCTCGGTCGAAATTACGCTCGAGGA
This window contains:
- a CDS encoding non-ribosomal peptide synthetase, encoding MKQFLKTLRNAGVLIKVVEGELKLTAPKGALTPELLQELKARKAELMAYLAEQDSQAGFNAIAPVGAQASYALSPSQYRLWVLSQLEDALVAYNMPAAKRLTGPLDVASFEKALHAVVARHEILRTVFRKDEQLDDVRQFVLAPEASGFALTYTDLSNDANAEATARAYVEAEAIRPFDLSAGPLFRAALLRLGPDELVFFFNMHHIISDGWSMKVLTNELLRFYQQFRQGPAPAAEPLRIQYKDFAAWQRTELAGQGLQNHRAYWLEQMQGELPVLELQHEKARPAVKTYNGEMVQFRLSPQVQAGLKKLNETYGGTAFMGIMAALNTLFYRYTGQEDIVLGSPIAGREHADLENQIGFYINTLALRTQFSGAGSFAQLYEQVKTNLLGAYKHQLYPFDQLVDDLGVKRDISRSPLFDVMVVMQNTDLNFDAKEEAGQTVSDLRIATWKLGGRLVSKYDMTLAFTEGAQGIDVSIQYNTDLFSPAYIQRFFDHFAQLLAHIVRAPELPLHAFEYLSQEEIHRQTIRYNANHLPTPEQATLHQLFAQRAATLLPERAVVYEDRALTYQQLDELSNQLAGYLIDQYQLKPNDRVGIKLERNEWYVVAVLATLKAGGAFVPIDLAYPEERISYMQRNSELTVLLNDTELADFREQQNNYSTLAPAPVATSQDLAYVIYTSGSTGEPKGVMIEHRAIVNTVLSEIDSLEMQPGIRGMQFMSSSFDVSVWEMFTILLAGGELHIASDALKKDAAAYTQYLNDHRIDIAAMPPVYLQLLDIDQLHHLRQLVTGGEETNRKLIQAFNQQGDYINAYGPTEASVVATTHIIKKGTYDGAAKIPIGKPLSNMQLYVLDQRGNLLPEGLVGQLYIGGPGLSRGYLNRPDLTAERFIASPFEPGALLYDTGDLARWTPEGTLVFAGRKDDQVKIRGHRVELREIENALLASPDVREAVVLARDMADHTKELVAYFVSEQAAPGPQLKAHLAQRLPAYMVPAYFVQLERLPLTSNGKINKLTLPAPTAEHAAGKTEYVAPANEIEETLVHIWKELLGKDQISTSANFFDLGGNSIKIIKLNQLINAAFAKNYKIATLFNVVTIKDQAAFISQDTMPDTDAGLAEQIEESVQSLDESLALFNS
- a CDS encoding type I polyketide synthase, whose amino-acid sequence is METKSNYTGLEVAVIGMACRMPDANTPEKFWQNLQGGKESVRFYSDEELAQLGMSPEKISNPNYVKAAVNVDDKDCFDANFFDYRPGEAMIMDPQTRVFHECLWEAFEDAGYVPNDLADTVSLHVSGADSTNWRVYTRFLNEREKLVDGFSASLLNNVNFLPTLVSYKFNLKGPALFLFSACSSSLIAVHQACRSLLTGESKMAVAGGVKIKTSAAPGYVYQSGMIYSPDGHCKAFDANANGTIGGEGAGVVLLKKLKDALADGDNIYAIIKGSAINNDGNRKVGYTAPSVQGQVECIKTAHKLAKVDPGTLTYIEAHGTGTKLGDPIEIEALTRAFDNPKKQYCAIGSLKTNFGHLDSAAGIAGFMKTVLAIKNRQIPASLNFKQHNPEIDFENSPFFVNQQLRPWNEPVVRAGVSSFGIGGTNAHVVLEEAPVAPAPTVALAKHHLFTFSAKTAWSLDKYLDAFRAHLQDKPSEAVADVAYTLQSRRKAFKYRATVNAQSLLELRDKLTAKTGICKGNVQTIDPKLVFAFPGTGVQYRNMGLDLYNQYPSFRARVDEGLNYLLELTGEDYRSALFAPDDAPEAALNRINATTVAMPLIFVLEHALASLLLEWGLKPSYLIGHSLGEYAAACVSGVFGYKDGLRLVLKRAQLIASMPTGAMLSIYAKEEQVLPFVNNEDICLAAVNSPDQCVVAGPVEAIEQLRLVLHSMNINSVRLNTEVGFHSSLMDPILADFKKVVDAVALQAPQIPFVSNLHGGFATAEEVTQSSYWVNHLRQTVRFAQGAETLLAQADVLFVEVGPRRVLTDFILSQAEAREQAITAVSTLRKPNLPVNDEQFLKDALAVLWVNGVTVAWQNEHPQQKARIVSLPTYQFEKKRFTVRINSDELYNRPSANTADKRGRFQYPFWRAKYLAEAAAAGPATYLLFSQGDNLFQHLESNLLAAGNEVLDVRPGEQYTVTNRNTITINPTVNEHEERIYQRILSSKADTLKIVYNWSFIDGQADATFVLNLVNNLVNSPLNLRKVQITVVSQERGAAASAFTASAADVVQAIAAEFPQVFIRSIAVDANNEAAEVATAQKIAQELAATATDAQVAYRQGKRWVLSQDELTLGAVPRNLLKPQGTYVLAGALNSISIVLAEYLVREFDARVILPRFEPANKAGMAPHVVASLEKLLLEGRLYFHELNASNPADLAAQAQRVQEQYGPINGVIYVDELFNEPGLHQAAAGRNLRAQLSAKGNSLLAHMALFNDEALDFGWVASCGSALMDSLEPQLDACAAGKWVAVNFSRQSLEKIMEAENLALLKQGLVMVFENTVGLTQVSEVTYTSPTAAAAPTFSADEPEDLYQSEEPRVESYSSTFDRSLLNTPLTPAESDTEKEMLAIWEDFFGFTNIGIDDFFFALGGDSLKTMIMLNKMHQAFSVEITLEEFFRDATIKELSRRIDNLHWAKKQVVEVQKGGTSFII